tttttttttctttttaaaaatgtaaatttgggacttccctggtggtgcagtggttaagaatctgcccgccaatgtaggggacacgggttcgagccctggtctgggaagatcccacatgctgcagagcaactaagcccctgtgccacaactactgagcctgtgctctagagcccgcgagccacaactactgagcccatgcgccacaactgctgaagcccacgtgcctagagcctgtgctccgcaacaagagaggccaccgcaatgagaagcccgcacaacgcaaggaagagtagcccctgctcaacgcaactagagaaagctcgtgcgcagcaacaaagacccaatgcagccaaaaataaattaattttttttaaaaatgtaaatttgccCTAAGTTCTCTTCCGGGGCTTGGCCTGAATCTTCCCCATTTAGCCACTGTTTCCAAACCCTCCCTGTGCACCTGGCTAGACTCTGCCCCGTGTGCTAGGGAGGAAGGAACCTAGTGTTCTGTGAGGGGCTGAGATACATGAGGCCCATTTCCTGCTTAACTCCATTTACACCTCAAAATGATATCGCGGTGTTACTAGTATCTGTGTTtttaaggaggggaaaaaaagcagatttTGCAAAGTTCAGTAGCTTGACCGAGATCTCACAGGGAAGAAGTGGCAGCCGTGGCCTTGACATGAGGAGCTGTACGTCCCCCTGGAGCAGAGATGTTTGGCGAGCGGCTGGGTACCGGTTGGATTGTGCAAATCTTGAATCTGAGTTTGTGTCAGTGTTTGGAGGAAGCCGGCAGTGACAGGTTGGAGGCATCATTGCCTTTCAGCCATCATTGTACCAGGGCCAACCGTCATTGGCGATGCCTCCCCTTCTCAGTAAAGctatattttgattctttttcagtgtaagaggatagaaattatagggttctaaagaaatttaaatggaCTAAAAAGGTTTTAgtgccttttatttctccctgtattagtttcctaacgCTGCTctaacaaagtaccaaaaactAGGTGACtgagaacaacagaaatgtattatctcacagttctggaggctagaagtctaaaatcaaggtgtcagcaggcttgGCCTTTCCCCAGGGCTCCGAGAGAGAATCTATTCATTGCCTCTCTCCTACCTTCTGCAGTCTTTGCTcttccctggcttgtagatgcgccactctgatctctgccttcattttcacatggtgttcttgtgtgtgtgtgtgtgtgtgtgtgtgtgtgtgtgtgtgtgcgcgtgcgcgtcgaaatttccccttttcataaaGACACCAGTGATACTGGATTATGGCCTCATTTAAAATTCAGCCCATTGTGCTGTCAGTAATCATAGTGCCAATATGGTACCCACGATCCTCCTGTGCTTGACCTGAAGACAGGATTGGATTCTCCATTGCCCAGATGCTCCAAGGCCTCCATGTTGCTTTCTTCATTTGGGGGTTAGTTGACAGAACTACCCACAGCTGAGTCTCTGCCACCCGAGCAGACTAGGTTGGGGAATAAAAGAGATTCTGagctttttattactttattacttGGTGCAAAAATTATAAGCCCTTCGTGACATCCAGTCATTGTTTTCCGTTATTTGAGACATTGAGGGGTACTCTTCCGTCTTATTCTTTTGTATCAGCAAAGCAAGAACACGAGCATGCTTTCTCAACAAAGAGCAGCTTTCAAGCAGGGAATTCATGGTCTTCCAAGTTACCCTTCTCTGGGAAGCATCCTTTGCTCGAGAACAATAGACATTAGTTACAGACTGTTAATTCCTCCTCTTTCCCAGGAGGAGGAGATTGCGTCCACAGCACTGTTGGGGAGTTTCAGAGCCTACGTTAGAGTTTTTCATAAGGAGCTTCTGTAACACCAAAGGAGGCGTTCTAGGCGGCCTCAAGAAGGGGGTCTTTTAGTTTGTCCAGGcctttgccctccccacccccaccaaagtAGTACtcccctggggccagggggtgaGCGGCAGGTCTGTGGGAAGAGCCGTTCTCACTGTGCGCGTGTCGTGCAGACACCAGCTGGAGACCCCGGGACATTACTGTCGTCTGGCTGCATTCTACGAGGACAAGAAGCGGGTGCCCCGTGCCAGTCCGGGGAGAGGTGGCAGCCTGCCCCCTGCCTACTGGCTGCCTTCCATCCACCGGTACATGTACCCCGAGATGAAGGTAGGTCAGCCCCGGACTTAGGTCTGGGGACAGCAGTTGTTGATCATTGTTTTCATGAATAAGGAAATTGTGTCTTGGCTGATGCCCAGAGTCTGCTTTTGATAGAATAGGATTGTAACCTAAGCATTTGATGCTTTTAAAACATAAGGCAAGTTATCTTAAACTAACATGCTTTCTAATACTTCTGTAATCATGGTGCAGAGCCGTACGGATAGGCCGGCGGTGGTGGACTCCTGGTTCTAGCGATTGCCTCAGGCAGTTTAAAGGCAGACATTTGAACTAAAGATGAAGCGTTTGCGCAGTTAAGATATTTCTTAGTTACAGTAGTTTCGGTATTCCTTTATTGTGTATTTTCTTCCTGAAGTACTTTGTAAATACTAGAATGTGTTTATTTACCATTAACGACACACCCAGCCAAGTGTTAGGCGTTGGGAGGGTACAAAGATcacccctcctccttctttttcccccatcccccctcctccATCCTGCACTTCCCCCTTCCCATCTCCCGCCACCTACAGGTGGTCACAAGATACTTCAGTGGAAATTTCAGGCTCCCTGGGAGATTATGCCATGAGTTCTAGAGAACTCTGGGAAGGCATCTTGCAAGAGGAGTTGGTCCTTGAAGTATTTGTCTGGGGGAAAGTGAGGGGAGCTAATTCCAGACTGAGGGAAGGCATGAGCGACAGTGGGGACCACGGTCCGTCACTTTGTCAGCACCTTCTGTGAGTTAGACATTCTGCTAGCTATTTATCAGTACCTGCTGCAGCACTCtttaaagtggatttttttttttaaatccatgtttTACAGATAAACCAGTTGAGGTTTATAAAGGTTCAGTGACTTGGTTAAGGCCTTATAGCTAGTAGGAGATAGAGCCAGGATGTAAACACAGGCCTGATGCCAAGGCCAGCGCTCACTCCTTAGCCCACTCCACTGCCTTTGTGAGGTCATGGGCGTGAGAAAGCCCAGGGCAAGTTCGTGGGATGTGAGCAGAATGGTTTGACTGGGATTGAATTTCAATGTCAGCTGGCCAGGAGAGAAAGGATTGGAAAAATAGGTTGGAATCAGATTGTAGAGAATCTTAAATACTAGACCATGGAATATGAACCTGAATGAGTACCAGTTAGGGTCTTGTTAGGAAAACACAAACTATGTCAGATATTTCGAACTAATTCAATACAGGGAATTGGTAATACAGGAATTGGAAAACCAGAGGCACGGAAAGGTAACAAGATAACCTAAACACTAGAGATACAGACAGCGGCACCACCCtatattagttatctgttgctgcatCACAGATTGCCCCCaaattaatggcttaaaacagtacATATTTGTTTCTGTGAGTCAGGGATCCAGgcgtggcttagctgggtccccTCTTCATGGTCTCTCATGAGATTGCAGTCAAGGTTGGGGTCTTATCTGAAGGCTTGACCGGGGAAATAGCCACTTCTGAGCTCACGTCGTTGTTGGGAGGATTGAGTTCCTTGAGGGCTGTTGGACTGAGCGCCTTGCGGACTCTTTGTTGCCCCCAGTGGGTCTCTCCGCAACATGATGGCTTGCTTCATCAAAGCCAACAAGTGAAAAAGACTTGGTGAGATGGAAGTCATAATCCTTTGTACCTAACTGTGGAAAGTCACAGCCCTGCAATGTTGCCATATTCTCGTGGTTAAAAGCAAGTTCCTCAAGAGGAAGAGGGGGTTGCATAAGGCCATAAACACCAATAGGTGGGGACGTCCCTGGGGGTTTGGAGGCTGCCTGCCACATGCTCCCGGGGCTGGAGTAACAAAGAGGGAAAAGTGACGTTATCAAAACcacaggagctggaggaggggcgCTGCACAGATAGCGCTCAGACGGCTGGCACTGTGCACCTGCGACGTGTTAAgacattttaagtatacagtttggtgaattttttacaaagtgaacatatacataaagaaaaattttaaataagcttATAAAGTAGAGGTCAGATTTAAGACCgttacagaggggaaaaaaaaaaaaaacctggaaagtGAGAGGAAGGCAGGATCGCAGTCTCTCTGAGGCCCAATGGTGGCTGGTCAGTGTTCCTCCAGGGAAATGGGAAActgggagagagacagaaatgcGGGGAGTGAGCCGCAGGAGCAGATGCATTTCCTAGGGGGCTGCAGGTGAAAGGTGAGGGATGAAGCGTGAACCCCGAGGGGCTTGCCAGCAATGGTGAAAGAACAGGAAGCGGAGAGCGTACCTGGCATGAAAGGGCAGAGGGAAGACAGGTGGGAACTGGGCAAGTCAGGAGAAGCAGCTGCAAGGCCACGAGGAGGGAAACGGCTTGGAGCAAAAGCAGGAGGAATGTGGGTGGCGCCGTGCAGCTGGGCCGGAGACGGGTCGAGGTGCCATCTGCGGGGCCGCCTCTCCAAAGTGAGGAGGGCCCCTCGCCGGGCCCAGGAGGGGCAGCCTCCGCACGCCCTCCtgcattccccccccccccgtcgcGGCTCGCATCAGCCTGGCCTTTAAGGGCTTGTGCACCCGCCTCTGCCGCCAGCCTGTACCCTGtgccagggcagggcctggcctcCTGTTCATCGTGGGAGCCGGACTGCTTAGCTCAGGGCACAAAGCGAGCACGTGGGAAGTGCTTCTTGCCAGAAGGTACACGtgtccatgaatgaatgaataaataagtacagGCAGAATTGAGGACTGCTGGTTTACTCTAGGATTCTAGGGCCCAGGACACATTTGGACAAAACCCTGCCAGACCTTCGTGCAGGAGAGGCACACGTTTAGGGCGTGAAGATAAGCAGAGTGGGCGCTGAGAAGAACCTGAGGGGCTTTGGCTCTGTTCTGTCTGGTTGGCGGGTGGAGGCCGGCGGGGGCTGAGCGGAAGAgtcaggagaagggagggaagcagaggatgCGCGATTTCACGAGAGCGTGCGACTGGACGCAGTGCGCAGCCGTGGTCGCGCGCTGCCCCTCCTCCCGGAGAGCTGGGACGTGGTGGCAAAGGAGTGGCAGAGGGCAGGCGGGGCCCCTCGGGGGACAGCCCTTCCGCAGgcacggggcggggggtggctgtggtgcGGGGCGATGCCTTGGGTGGGGAGCCCTCTCCCGGGTGGTCCGGAGGAGGGGGCCTGGCGGAGCGCTGCGGCCACCCCGGGGCTCGGGTGGCGGGTGCCCCGGGGGGCTGGCAGGTGTCACACCCAGCGCGCGGCCTTGGTGCCGGTGGCACCAGCCTCCAGAAGTGCTCTCACCTGCGTCCCGAACGGGTGAAGAGCAGTGTCCCTTCTGACGCCTTAGCATGAAAGTGACCTTCCAGAAGGCTCACAGAGCACCTGGCTTGAAGCCTCGCGTCTCGTCGGCGACAGCTCTGGCTGCTGCATGCGGCTTTTCCCACGTGCTAAGGGCTCCGCACGGTTTTTCGCAAATGGTCCTTCTAGCCAGATGAAGGATGTGACAGTGGTCTcccgattttacagatgaggaaagagagccCGAAATGTTGGCTGGCTTTCCCGAGGCTTCCCTGTGAGTAGAGGGCAGAGCAGGACAGGCCCCCAGCTTTCCCTGGGTCAGAGCTCGAGCTCCTGACGCCGGGATGTGCCTTGGCGGCAGGGTCCCGGGAGGCGACCCTCAGGGTTGAGGGTCCTCGCATCCAGCACTGAGAGGAGGCGGAGGTGGGCTTAGGTGCGGGGGCTTGTGTCAGGGAGCCCCGTGGGGTAACCTGTCATCTGTGCCCACACGTCACCTCGCACGGGAGCCGGGTCCCTGTACGCTTGGGGTCTCACCCGGCACTGTCAGCgcatccttttcttccttccggTGCTCAGTCGTGTTGGGAGCTGAACGTTCTCACTGAGGTGTCCGTCACCTCGGAGAGACTCTCAGAAGTTACGCCCAGCTTCGCTTCCTCTGCACCGCTTCCCCCGGTTGAAGTAGTTGATAAGATCCCTAAACTCACACTTCGGTGTATCAGGGGAGCTGTTGAATGATGGACCTCTCGTTGAAAGATAAGACTTTGAACgtgaaaaataccattttacGTGGAAGTAACCGTCCCTTATTGAATCTGTTTGGTGgtaccttgttttttttgttgtcgttgttggcAGGGGAAGGGGTGGTTAGCATACACCTGTATTGAATGTTTTTTGCAATATTTCTAACAAGctattcccctcccacccccttttaattttttcagatcACACACCCAGCTGGCTGCATGTCTCAGTTTATTAAGTTCTTTGGGGAACAGATACTCATCCTTTGGAAATTTGCCTTACTTCGAAAGCgcattttgatattttctccCCCTCCAGTGGGCGTCGTGTGCTATAGAGGTAACTAGAAGCCAAAGTCACGGACTCTTCCCAAGTTCTCTGCAACAGAAACTGCCCCAGTCTTTCCGGTGTTGACCAAGGCCAGAAGGGATTGAGCCATATCAGGGCTTCAGGGGTTTTAAGCCTGGGAGTGACACGGTTGGATTAGTATTGTAGAATGTGGACTCTGGTGGTACGGAAGACGGATCGGGTGACACGTCAGTGGTCTGGTGAGGGAGAAGGGTCTGGGTTAAAGCAGAGAGGATGGATGCTTGATATGTTTAAGAGAGAAACCTGGCAAAGCCTGGCGTCTGGGTTGTAAGGTTCTGATGTATGTGACGTAACGGAGGCAGGATCCAGGATGCTGAGGACGGTGAGGCCACCGGGGGGGGACCAAGGAGGAGCAGGTGGGGGGCAGTGTGACAGAGTTACCTCGGACGTGACGAGTGTGTGCTGCTCTGAGGCCTTCTCGAGCGGTACTCTAGGCACTGCTACAGTTGGGTCAGGACCTTGGGGGACAGGCTGGGCCACAGAGACAGACCTGGGGGTGGCACAGAGGCCGCGCTGGTAGCCGGGGGGTGGGTGCCGTCATCTGGGGAGAATGTGGGCGAGGAGGGACGTGCCAGGCCTGGGAGGTGAGCCAGCGAAGGCGGAAGGCGGGGGGCTGGCGTGCCgtcagaagaggggaggggaccaGGAGATGCGGGGGGCGCGGTGGGTAAGAGTTCTGAGAAGGGAGAGGGTCACCAGCGCCCAATGCTAAGCAGGGCCTCGTGAGACGCAGACCGAAACATGTCCTTGGGTTTGAGCGCCTTGGTGGAGCTGACAGCTCCGAGAAGGTGGCcgcaggctgggagggaggggccggAGGGGCCCGGGCGGCCTCACCTCCGCCGCCTCCCCGCAgtgtactgctgctgctgcctagCCAACGTCTCCCTGCCCGGCATCGGGGGCACCGTTCCCGAGTCCAAGCCTTTCTTCTACGTGAACGTGGCCGACATCGAGAGCCTGGAGGTAGAGGTGTCCTACGTGGCCTGTGAGTACGGGGCCCGCCCCATCCTGCCCGCACATCCCTGGCGGGGTCGCCCGGGGCCCTCCTTTCCCCGGCAGCGTCGGGCTGGTTCCCTGTAGGGCCGTCCTCCGGGGTCCTGCCGCCTGAAGCCCAGCTCCCGCAGGCACCACCGAGAAGATTTTTGAGGAGAAGCGGGAGCTGTACGACGTCTACGTGGACAACCAGAATGTGAAGACGCACCACGAGCGCCTGCAGCCGCTGCTGAAGATCAACAGTGCCGACCGGGAGAAGTACCGGCGGCTCAGCGAGCAGAGGTAGCTCAGAGGCGGGGGCtgcggcggggggtgggtgggggctccCGTCAAGCCCGCCTGCTGCCCCTTCCCTCTGGGCACATTTCTGCCCCTCTGCCGGGAGCCGGGGTTGAGGAAGCTCCCAGCACATACCGATGGGCAGCAGGCATGTGTGGGGAGACTCCTTTCTGGCGGCCTCTGGAATCTGTGAGGCCCGAGGGAATGTGTTGGTATCAGTGGCGAAATAAATGGTCTCATCACCTCATCCCTATTTTATGACAGTTAGGAAAGGTGGTCACTTGAGTGGGATGATACAGGGGCAGAACCAGCCCTGGACTCCAAGCCCCGTTTATCTTTGCTGCTCTCCCTGCCTTTGGACGGGGGCCAGGGTGCGTGTGTCGCTCTGGATCAGCCTCCTTCCTGAGAGGCGGTGGCCCGTGCAGATGCCTGGCCGGTGACCtagcccatctctggggtcctcgTAGCTGCGCCAGAGGCTGACGGGCGTCTCCTCCCCGACAGGCAGATGCTGTTGTATTCCCAGGAGGTAGAAGGAGATTATAACCCCTGTGAAGAGGACCTCTTTGTGCTGTAAGTCGGCCCAGGCGGCGGTCGTGGGCCTCCCCGTGGGTCCCTTAGCACTAACGGCTTTAGCCTGGATCCCTCCCGTGTTACCTGCTGCAGCCCAAGGATGCCCTTTATTGCCACCAAGGGCACTTAGAGCTGGGCTCCACACAGAGTCAACCTGAGCCCCAAAATGCTGTTAGGGGGACCCAGAAAAGTTAAAGCAGCAGGGGAAggtttttaagagaaaatgggAGTCCCCGCAGCTGTCTTCCTGTTGGGCATCTACATCCAGATGTCTGCTGCGTAGGAGCTCTGTGTGTCCCTCGGGATGCAGGGACTTCTCATTCCATTGCTTCCTTTGAATGGAGCAGTTCCTTGTACTGAGTATTATGGGCTAATCAGAAGCTTAACTCTTGAACCGAAggacatttctttccttcagagcTGTTGGTGGTCAGGGTGGGAGCCATGGCCTTTATACCTCGTAGCACTGATCCCATTCATAAGCAGCTGTGTGAAATAGTGCTCAGTGATAAGAACAGAATTGTAATTGAACCAGAAACAATCTTCCCAGCTTCCGGCTTGCTCTTCCTACCCCGCCTcccgggatgggggtggggaatagCACTTGAGTTAGAACTGTTCCTGGCTTTGATATTGGCTTTGATAAGTCAACAAAGGTGCAGTACTTTGATTCTAATAAAGTGTACTTTCTAATGCATACATGCTGTTTAGCTGTAAAAGTATCTGGGAACTGAGCAGAGAAGCAGCAGACTCATCAAGGCTTGACACGGTCTATTGAATCAGACATTCCAGAGCGCCCGGAGCTGCTTTGGGCACTAGGCACCTTGCTCTGTGGAACACAGCTGAAAAGTCCAGACAGTTAATGCCTTTTCTGACTACAGTTCATATATTCATACAGTACTGTTAAGTTCGTGACATTCAAATCATGCTCTGtgcataattaaaacaaaaaaagcaatcgAAAGCACACAGCTGCGTACAGATGGTGGTGAGCTGTGGCGATACCGGTACCTCCAGGCTGACTCCCCTTCCGCCTTCACTGCCCGCTCCAGCAGGCCTGGCTTCAGGTTGCCCTGTGCCCGCCGCAGCGCCCCTGAGC
The genomic region above belongs to Lagenorhynchus albirostris chromosome 8, mLagAlb1.1, whole genome shotgun sequence and contains:
- the DENND11 gene encoding DENN domain-containing protein 11 isoform X6; this translates as MVERGDAAPLLRWAEGPAVSPPLAPDQQAGVRGWGGGGGGRAAAEPPRRREPEELGPSQVLLQPGRLELGDVEEDQVVAVFVVTFDPRSGNMVEWCLPQDIDLEGVEFKSMASGSHKIQSDFIYFRKGPFFGLACFANMPVESELERGARMKSVGILSPSYTLLYRYMHFLENQVRHQLETPGHYCRLAAFYEDKKRVPRASPGRGGSLPPAYWLPSIHRYMYPEMKITHPAGCMSQFIKFFGEQILILWKFALLRKRILIFSPPPVGVVCYRVYCCCCLANVSLPGIGGTVPESKPFFYVNVADIESLEVEVSYVACTTEKIFEEKRELYDVYVDNQNVKTHHERLQPLLKINSADREKYRRLSEQRQMLLYSQEVEGDYNPCEEDLFVLPLTWN
- the DENND11 gene encoding DENN domain-containing protein 11 isoform X7; protein product: MVERGDAAPLLRWAEGPAVSPPLAPDQQAGVRGWGGGGGGRAAAEPPRRREPEELGPSQVLLQPGRLELGDVEEDQVVAVFVVTFDPRSGNMVEWCLPQDIDLEGVEFKSMASGSHKIQSDFIYFRKGPFFGLACFANMPVESELERGARMKSVGILSPSYTLLYRYMHFLENQVRHQLETPGHYCRLAAFYEDKKRVPRASPGRGGSLPPAYWLPSIHRYMYPEMKITHPAGCMSQFIKFFGEQILILWKFALLRKRILIFSPPPVGVVCYRVYCCCCLANVSLPGIGGTVPESKPFFYVNVADIESLEVEVSYVACTTEKIFEEKRELYDVYVDNQNVKTHHERLQPLLKINSADREKYRRLSEQSPLTWN
- the DENND11 gene encoding DENN domain-containing protein 11 isoform X9, whose product is MVERGDAAPLLRWAEGPAVSPPLAPDQQAGVRGWGGGGGGRAAAEPPRRREPEELGPSQVLLQPGRLELGDVEEDQVVAVFVVTFDPRSGNMVEWCLPQDIDLEGVEFKSMASGSHKIQSDFIYFRKGPFFGLACFANMPVESELERGARMKSVGILSPSYTLLYRYMHFLENQVRHQLETPGHYCRLAAFYEDKKRVPRASPGRGGSLPPAYWLPSIHRYMYPEMKITHPAGCMSQFIKFFGEQILILWKFALLRKRILIFSPPPVGVVCYRVYCCCCLANVSLPGIGGTVPESKPFFYVNVADIESLEVEVSYVACTTEKIFEEKRELYDVYVDNQNVKTHHERLQPLLKINSADREKYRRLSEQS
- the DENND11 gene encoding DENN domain-containing protein 11 isoform X8, whose amino-acid sequence is MVERGDAAPLLRWAEGPAVSPPLAPDQQAGVRGWGGGGGGRAAAEPPRRREPEELGPSQVLLQPGRLELGDVEEDQVVAVFVVTFDPRSGNMVEWCLPQDIDLEGVEFKSMASGSHKIQSDFIYFRKGPFFGLACFANMPVESELERGARMKSVGILSPSYTLLYRYMHFLENQVRHQLETPGHYCRLAAFYEDKKRVPRASPGRGGSLPPAYWLPSIHRYMYPEMKITHPAGCMSQFIKFFGEQILILWKFALLRKRILIFSPPPVGVVCYRVYCCCCLANVSLPGIGGTVPESKPFFYVNVADIESLEVEVSYVACTTEKIFEEKRELYDVYVDNQNVKTHHERLQPLLKINSADREKYRRLSEQR
- the DENND11 gene encoding DENN domain-containing protein 11 isoform X5; this translates as MVERGDAAPLLRWAEGPAVSPPLAPDQQAGVRGWGGGGGGRAAAEPPRRREPEELGPSQVLLQPGRLELGDVEEDQVVAVFVVTFDPRSGNMVEWCLPQDIDLEGVEFKSMASGSHKIQSDFIHQLETPGHYCRLAAFYEDKKRVPRASPGRGGSLPPAYWLPSIHRYMYPEMKITHPAGCMSQFIKFFGEQILILWKFALLRKRILIFSPPPVGVVCYRVYCCCCLANVSLPGIGGTVPESKPFFYVNVADIESLEVEVSYVACTTEKIFEEKRELYDVYVDNQNVKTHHERLQPLLKINSADREKYRRLSEQRQMLLYSQEVEGDYNPCEEDLFVLFFLEQNNRIFQTLLEVSASQDKTLTAEHARGMGLDPQGDRSFLMDLLEAYGIDVMLVIDNPCCP